The following coding sequences lie in one Leishmania panamensis strain MHOM/PA/94/PSC-1 chromosome 19 sequence genomic window:
- a CDS encoding hypothetical protein (TriTrypDB/GeneDB-style sysID: LpmP.19.0960), which yields MNDYDELYEDDFENDEIASAAGKSFSSHVASMTTPHFSSSAIHGTASNGGVATATAVGFGGVAAKKSGVMNPPPRPTCSLDSSFSSYQSSSSDLLLPSAHELCSSSSWHSSTSSSRHHSPATRPAKDCGSTRRAAGSRKGRRAFATAGSPNAVVLASGYFRTVASPKDPNAVTLTSARPFIPQAPEQHEITSSAQDAYAELHADDRVQVVVSGAGKQTQWIPTPETSTTNAEAISCTSPHSTSSTSSLPGRARSSHRHEPSAKSNSVSAIGAKLPQHATAVAHASRSSSPLSSSTDDDDDTGDCGQRHNTFSFPFATAAAPAAAVAAGIVTAVTRNVSAERNHSCSDSAALHSGKKLLHQSNYTSLDVLVSNDGHGHRRTPAEIDAAAAAVDDEEEGKVDHNNLGASATVPSEAAARRQRMTSSPSGCSSDSFTSPTPSALVGPSLTNRQRTQWHNAAIASSSSMSPTPRTSLKRTSLLGRSDSIGTATGSVMPPQQQPPSLPRIHTGAVPPDFRTDHSSSRQSDSAASMKLRASGSHSTSSMSALSAASLKMLAAGNDAVRSVSQRRQVSGAASKTIDARLFNGVYDPQSPRTASGEGDDSNSHVEKMPRSNMTAKQPPPPSLPRLNSSQTSATTSRGLPFAKMVVAKTKGYTKTSTAAAEDDDPPEPDERMALRARVAQLQEDIAMWDRRIEQQRALMKVGAGKLGNAAVSSLQRHSADAAGAVRRRTGFNGGKQRSESVQNASPKQTDAKGGRRSVNTRLAKLRQENEHLEAQYARQGAGTAGMCVQTFVVRADVQLQKVRQQLKEVTAARRALENRDKRAAHTIKEVHRRMPTADELEERQLKEGIYSRTSLLRTVKELKANIKRTRAATKLMEVKCGELDAHVRHRRLSSITPKEYEALCASRDANAKTMERHKTAISVYAAAFAQGARSCSKSAASGFGAGGGATQSSRSSRTTSPRASSVSPARVGVTEREQKQVLAEYEVTKADLLLQQKRALHDRKQELQASIDELWLRIQKRNEQIKANHAVAGLNYVDTSSVAAAHESLYVVGNTGPKRLTPASTSPMPGQGCGSPASGSSAAAVRKGSLRDLLRPSLKQRTEATTAAEGAKGGVDATRERLCGVVAGERKRGQENANANALHRGSKPLPALTQTGNRIAAGDEIPVSAAAAGTTPSRPSRLALSCDTIEDEDAAHGSIEAILQKIDADNRQLCQGVFEQGRREGAAPPRLWQVFDNTDAVKAADSVHSDTGGYTGGMSQCDPATSRAARPHGVYDEEKIDEAPMEEEVIEEELDAGKSDGSGRSTPEWLREN from the coding sequence ATGAATGACTACGATGAACTCTACGAGGACGACTTCGAGAATGACGAGatcgcctctgccgccggcAAGTCGTTCTCGTCTCACGTGGCCTCCATGACAACACcgcacttctcttcttctgccatCCACGGAACGGCCTCGAACGGCGGTGTGGCAACCGCCACAGCGGTGGGCTTTGGTGGTGTCGCAGCGAAGAAGTCTGGGGTGATGAATCCTCCGCCAAGACCGACGTGCTCCTTGGATTCGAGCTTTTCTAGCTACCAATCATCTTCCTCTGACCTGTTGCTGCCGTCAGCACACGagctctgctcctcctcctcctggcattcgtccacctcgtcgtcCCGGCATCACTCGCCCGCTACCCGCCCCGCCAAGGATTGCGGTAGCACTCGACGTGCTGCCGGATCCCGAAAAGGCCGGCGAGCTTTTGCCACTGCCGGTAGCCCCAACGCTGTAGTGCTCGCGTCTGGCTACTTCCGCACCGTCGCGTCGCCAAAAGACCCCAACGCCGTTACACTCACCTCTGCGCGCCCCTTTATTCCCCAAGCACCTGAGCAACACGAGATCACCTCTAGTGCCCAGGATGCGTACGCAGAGCTTCACGCCGATGATAGGGTGCAGGTGGtcgtcagcggtgctggGAAACAAACGCAATGGATCCCTACGCCCGAGACGTCGACGACCAACGCCGAGGCGATCTCTTGCACCTCCCCCCATTCAACGTCAAGTACTTCGTCGCTCCCGGGACGCGCTCGCTCCTCACATCGTCACGAGCCGAGTGCTAAAAGTAACAGCGTTTCAGCAATAGGTGCAAAACTGCCGCAACACGCCACAGCTGTCGCCCACGCCTCGCGAAGCTCCTCGCCCTTATCCTCCAGTacagatgatgatgatgatacCGGCGACTgtgggcagcggcacaaCACCTTTTCATTCCCcttcgccactgcagcagctccggcgGCCGCTGTGGCGGCTGGCATTGTGACCGCGGTCACGCGCAACGTCTCCGCCGAGCGTAACCACTCCTGCAGCGACTCGGCTGCACTTCACAGTGGTAAAAAGCTGCTACACCAGTCGAACTACACCTCGCTGGATGTGCTGGTCAGTAATGACGGTCATGGTCATCGCCGCACCCCAGCTGAGAtagacgcagcggcggccgcggtcgacgacgaagaggaagggaaggtgGATCACAACAACTTAGGTGCCAGTGCTACCGTGCCAtccgaggcggcagcacggcggcagcggatgACCTCCTCGCCCTCAGGTTGCTCATCGGACTCCTTCACGAGTCCCACTCCATCTGCCCTTGTGGGACCGTCGCTAACCAACCGCCAGCGCACTCAGTGGCACAATGCTGCCATAGCGTCATCATCCTCTATGTCACCTACCCCACGCACCTCATTGAAGAGGACCTCGCTGCTGGGTAGGTCTGACAGCATTGGCACCGCAACCGGCTCAGTGATGCCGCCACAACAGCAACCTCCCAGCCTACctcgcatacacacaggcgcgGTGCCGCCTGACTTCCGTACTgatcacagcagcagccgtcaaAGCGACTCAGCGGCTTCTATGAAATTGAGAGCCTCAGGCAGTCATTCCACCTCATCGATGTCAGCTCTATCCGCAGCGTCACTAAAGATGCTGGCAGCAGGCAATGATGCCGTGCGCAGCGTCAGTCAGCGGCGGCAagtcagcggcgctgcctccaAAACGATAGATGCACGGCTCTTCAATGGTGTCTACGACCCACAGAGCCCACGCACCGCTAGCGGCGAGggcgacgacagcaacaGTCATGTAGAGAAAATGCCACGGAGCAACATGACAGCGAaacagccgccaccgccctcaCTCCCGCGGTTGAACTCTTCCCAGACGTCGGCTACCACATCCAGAGGTCTCCCCTTTGCTAAGATGGTCGTAGCAAAGACCAAAGGGTACACAAAGACGtcgaccgccgctgccgaggacgacgaccCACCTGAGCCGGATGAGCGGATGGCGCTACGGGCGCGCGTGGCGCAGCTTCAAGAGGACATAGCCATGTGGGATCGCCGcattgagcagcagcgcgccttGATGAAGGTCGGAGCGGGAAAGTTGGGCAATGCTGCGGTCTCCTCGTTGCAGCGTCACtccgctgacgctgcaggagcagtgCGGAGACGCACGGGCTTCAACGGCGGCAAGCAGCGCTCCGAATCGGTGCAGAACGCATCTCCCAAGCAGACTGACGCCAAGGGTGGCCGCCGCTCCGTCAACACACGACTCGCTAAGCTGCGGCAGGAAAACGAGCATCTCGAGGCCCAATACGCGCGCCAAGGCGCCGGGACGGCGGGAATGTGCGTCCAGACGTTTGTTGTGCGGGCAGATGTTCAGCTGCAAAaagtgcggcagcagctaAAGGAGGTCACGGCCGCGCGTCGTGCTCTCGAAAACCGCGACAAGCGCGCCGCGCATACCATCAAAGAGGTGCACCGTCGCATGCCGACGGCGGATGAActagaggagaggcagctcAAAGAGGGCATCTACTCGCGCACGAGTCTGCTACGCACTGTGAAGGAGCTCAAGGCGAATATcaaacgcacacgcgcggcgACCAAGCTGATGGAGGTGAAGTGTGGCGAACTCGACGCGCATGTGCGTCACAGGCGCCTGTCTTCCATCACGCCAAAGGAATACGAGGCGCTCTGTGCCAGCCGTGACGCTAATGCAAAGACGATGGAGAGGCACAAGACCGCCATCTCCGTGTACGCAGCTGCCTTCGCACAgggcgcgcgcagctgctcaaaATCTGCAGCGAGTGGATtcggtgctggcggtggcgctacGCAGTCAAGCCGCAGTTCCCGCACGACGTCGCCACGCGCATCCTCCGTCTCACCAGCGAGGGTAGGggtgacagagagagagcagaagcaAGTGCTCGCAGAGTACGAAGTCACGAAGGCTGACCTTCTGCTtcagcagaagagagcacTGCACGACCGCAAGCAGGAGTTGCAGGCGAGCATCGACGAGCTGTGGCTTCGGATACAGAAGCGCAACGAGCAGATCAAGGCGAATCACGCGGTAGCTGGGCTTAACTACGTCGATACCAgctctgttgctgctgcccacgAGTCCCTTTACGTCGTCGGGAACACTGGCCCGAAACGCCTGACGCCGGCGTCGACGTCGCCGATGCCCGGACAAGGCTGTGGCTCCCCGGCTTCGgggagcagcgctgcagcggtgcgcaaAGGGTCGCTTCGAGATCTGCTGCGCCCTTCCCTGAAGCAGCGCACAGAGGCAACGACTGCGGCGGAAGGTGCGAAGGGTGGAGTCGACGCGACCAGAGAGCGTCTTTGCGGTGTCGTCGCTGGTGAGCGCAAGAGGGGACAGGAGAATGCTAACGCGAACGCTTTGCACCGCGGTTCCAAACCACTGCCAGCACTAACGCAGACGGGCAACAGGATTGCAGCCGGTGACGAGATCCCggtctccgctgctgcagctggaaCGACCCCATCACGACCCTCCCGGTTGGCCTTATCGTGTGACACCATCGAGGACGAAGATGCCGCCCACGGCAGCATTGAGGCCATACTGCAAAAGATAGACGCGGACAACAGGCAACTCTGTCAGGGTGTGTTTGAGCAGGGgcgcagagaaggagcggcgccgccgaggctCTGGCAGGTCTTCGATAACACCGACGCGGTGAAGGCAGCAGACAGTGTCCACAGTGATACCGGTGGCTACACCGGTGGTATGAGTCAGTGCGACCCCGCCACCAGTAGGGCGGCGCGACCACATGGTGTGTATGACGAGGAAAAGATAGATGAGGCGCCAATGGAAGAAGAAGTGATAGAAGAGGAGCTGGATGCAGGCAAGAGTGACGGGTCTGGGAGGTCGACACCTGAGTGGCTGCGGGAAAACTAG
- a CDS encoding mitochondrial carrier protein, putative (TriTrypDB/GeneDB-style sysID: LpmP.19.0970), translated as MPSSERRHAAWVDVVAGGFGGALAKSLLSPFQRIVVLQQLGQHKNYSIKELVRHIYAQDGLKSFWRGNLTSMVIRVPYSGIQFLLYTQLKFLFQDWLDRRHAATALSGNLVGGDNDGHGSASGAVTLRGVWMEKFIMKCGAGGISATIAGAAVYPGEVVRLRLMSGEKKFTGIAHTCRLVYRETHSLRNFYRGLGASLMQRVPDILVSFATYETVKYAVLDSPNPPFFKDSYAARNVLSTMVGGSAAAIASILLAFPLDVAKRRIGMSGQGTDKTVYRGVGDCLRRIYAKEGIRGWYAGAFVEAVRCVPQVILMWMFIEVIQKELSLYARVASAEEEVAGKSP; from the coding sequence ATGCCCAGCAGTGAGAGGAGGCATGCTGCGTGGGTGGATGTAGTCGCTGGTGGGTTTGGCGGGGCACTCGCCAAGTCGCTACTCAGCCCCTTCCAACGCATCGTCGTACTGCAGCAACTCGGGCAACACAAGAACTACAGCATCAAGGAGCTGGTGCGCCACATCTATGCGCAGGATGGCTTGAAAAGCTTCTGGCGCGGCAACCTCACCTCGATGGTAATTCGAGTGCCGTACAGCGGCATTCAGTTTCTGCTCTATACGCAGCTAAAGTTCCTCTTCCAGGACTGGCTGGATCGTCGTCATGCCGCCACAGCACTCTCTGGCAACCTGGTGGGCGGCGACAACGATGGCCATGGCAGCGCGTCCGGCGCCGTAACGTTGCGCGGAGTGTGGATGGAGAAGTTCATCATGAagtgcggcgccggcggcatcTCGGCCACGatcgccggcgccgccgtctaCCCCGGCGAGGTTGTCCGCCTCCGTCTCATGTCTGGCGAGAAGAAGTTCACCGGCATTGCGCACACGTGCCGGCTTGTTTATCGGGAGACTCATTCACTGCGCAACTTCTACCGCGGCCTCGGCGCGTCCCTCATGCAGCGCGTCCCAGACATCCTAGTCAGCTTCGCCACGTATGAGACGGTCAAATACGCCGTGCTAGATAGCCCCAACCCGCCCTTCTTCAAGGACAGTTACGCGGCGCGTAATGTGCTATCAACGATGGTAGGTggctccgcagcggcaatTGCCTCGATCCTCCTAGCGTTCCCGCTCGACGTAGCGAAGCGGCGGATCGGAATGTCTGGCCAGGGTACCGACAAGACGGTTTAccgcggcgtcggcgacTGCCTGCGACGGATCTACGCCAAGGAGGGCATCCGTGGTTGGTACGCTGGGGCCTTTGtcgaggcggtgcggtgTGTGCCGCAGGTGATCCTCATGTGGATGTTCATCGAGGTAATTCAGAAGGAGCTGTCGCTCTACGCGAGAGTGGCATCAGCcgaagaagaggtggcggGGAAGAGTCCTTGA
- a CDS encoding proteasome regulatory non-ATP-ase subunit, putative (TriTrypDB/GeneDB-style sysID: LpmP.19.0980), which yields MLTPEARAQVYLVNLREKLEANNNASAAATVSRALDYFEQRFWYELSSELLQLIRDPMVLEDAHELYTDVIVAVRADISPIAYIMIVRSVCFAPHSTTQNALELVEGACASLIHSSSEQGHYAALCIRALLLLESTSAEESAALAAVPGSPPHTARKLLEQTETYLHGLKMHEVEPVLVALYGMARGRDYEIRRQHTSYYKNSFDIIIFLEKADLPMRDEDVTTLAYKTVVAGLLSDKIFNFGKLLNFDQFVSRLQRESCPQHWALKMMQLCNDGDVVSFEAFFRQHQLQISQEPQLVSASATLHRKVRLMALLHLIFYTPLSERTFTFHAVAQRCGVPDSGAEPLLLEALAHGIIKGRMDGLKKEVHITWVESRVLSLEEVKALAKHVAKWREQVVGLTDSVKEMAKRIPQ from the coding sequence ATGTTGACTCCAGAGGCCCGCGCGCAGGTCTACCTGGTCAACCTCCGCGAGAAGCTGGAGGCGAACAACAatgccagcgccgctgccacggtgTCGCGCGCTCTCGACTACTTTGAGCAACGCTTCTGGTATGAGCTTTCaagcgagctgctgcagctgatcCGCGACCCAATGGTGCTGGAGGACGCGCACGAACTGTACACGGACGTCATTGTGGCTGTGCGGGCTGACATCTCGCCGATTGCATACATCATGATTGTGCGCTCCGTCTGCTTCGCTCCGCACAGCACGACGCAGAACGCGCTGGAGCTTGTCGAAGGCGCATGTGCGTCCCTCATCCACAGTAGCTCGGAGCAGGGACACTACGCTGCCTTGTGCATCCGTGCCCTCCTGCTACTCGAGAGCACGAGCGCCGAGGAAAGCGCCGCGCTGGCTGCGGTTCCTGGGTCGCCACCGCACACCGCACGCAAGTTACTGGAGCAGACCGAGACGTACCTGCACGGCCTCAAGATGCACGAGGTGGAACCAGTGCTGGTCGCACTCTACGGTATGGCGCGCGGTCGTGACTACGAGATCCGGCGCCAGCACACAAGCTACTATAAAAACTCCTTCGATATCATTATCTTCTTGGAGAAGGCAGATCTGCCCATGCGCGACGAGGACGTCACTACGCTGGCGTACAAGACGGTGGTCGCTGGTCTCTTGTCGGACAAAATCTTCAACTTTGGCAAGCTCCTTAACTTCGACCAGTTTGTGTCTCGGCTGCAGCGGGAGTCGTGCCCGCAGCACTGGGCGCTGAAGATGATGCAGCTGTGCAATGACGGCGATGTGGTGAGCTTCGAGGCCTTTTtccggcagcaccagctgcaaATTTCGCAGGAGCCGCAGCTCGTGAGCGCTTCAGCGACTCTGCACCGTAAGGTGCGGCTCATGGCGTTGCTACACCTCATCTTCTACACCCCTCTGAGCGAGCGCACCTTCACCTTTCACGCGGTGGCTCAGCGGTGCGGCGTGCCAGACAGCGGGGCggagccactgctgctcgagGCGCTCGCCCATGGCATCATCAAGGGCCGTATGGACGGCTTAAAGAAGGAGGTGCACATTACGTGGGTGGAGTCGCGTGTGCTGAGCCttgaggaggtgaaggcgctGGCGAAGCATGTCGCAAAGTGGCGGGAGCAGGTGGTGGGGCTCACGGACTCGGTGAAGGAGATGGCAAAGAGGATCCCGCAGTAA